One window of the Marmota flaviventris isolate mMarFla1 chromosome 2, mMarFla1.hap1, whole genome shotgun sequence genome contains the following:
- the Dnajc5 gene encoding dnaJ homolog subfamily C member 5, whose product MADQRQRSLSTSGESLYHVLGLDKNATSDDIKKSYRKLALKYHPDKNPDNPEAADKFKEINNAHAILTDATKRNIYDKYGSLGLYVAEQFGEENVNTYFVLSSWWAKALFVFCGLLTCCYCCCCLCCCFNCCCGKCKPKAPEGEETAFYVSPEDLEAQLQSDEREATDTPIVIQPASATETTQLTADSHPSYHTDGFN is encoded by the exons ATGGCAGACCAGAGGCAGCGCTCACTCTCTACCTCCGGAGAGTCACTCTACCATGTTCTTGGGCTGGACAAGAATGCGACCTCAGATGACATTAAAAAGTCCTATCG GAAGCTTGCCCTGAAGTACCACCCTGATAAGAACCCTGACAACCCGGAGGCTGCAGATAAGTTCAAGGAGATCAACAACGCACATGCCATCCTGACGGATGCCACGAAAAGGAACATCTATGACAAGTACGGCTCACTGGGGCTCTACGTGGCGGAGCAGTTCGGGGAGGAGAACGTCAACACCTACTTCGTGCTCTCCAGCTGGTGGGCCAAG GCCCTCTTCGTTTTCTGCGGGCTCCTCacctgctgctactgctgctgctgtctGTGCTGCTGCTTCAACTGCTGCTGTGGCAAGTGCAAGCCCAAGGCCCCCGAGGGGGAGGAGACGGCCTTCTACGTGTCCCCAGAGGACCTGGAGGCACAGCTGCAGTCTGATGAGAGGG AGGCCACAGACACGCCAATCGTCATACAGCCCGCCTCCGCCACAGAGACCACCCAGCTCACGGCCGACTCCCACCCTAGCTACCACACTGACGGGTTCAACTAG